The Setaria viridis chromosome 2, Setaria_viridis_v4.0, whole genome shotgun sequence DNA window CTCACAGATTCACATCTATCACAGGAACTACATAAACAATTCATTACTGGTCATATAAAAATTACATTCTTCTCAGAAATGTAGATAGAATAGACGAAGGTTGAAAATAAGTACCCTAATTTTGTTAACATGGAAATGACAAGTCAAAGAACTGTGACACTAAAGCAGATTCCAGTGAACCCTATTCCATATTCGCTTACCACCAAGTATGCTAGTGCTGTCCAGAGAAATGCTAGGACATCCTATGGAATAAAACAACTATTTTCCAGATGTCCCTCCTCCCACACCCGAGCTATCACTGCTATACACTTTGGATGAAGTAACCATACTACTAAAAGTAACCATACTACTAATCTTTCCAATTCTTTTCAGTCCAAATTCATTCAAGTTCAGAACCAATATCGTCATTAACCAAAGATAgagaacatgaaaaaaaaaagtaatatcACTATGAACATGTCAAGGCGCATAGAGAAGTCTTTAAATTCAGACATATCCCCTTCAGCAGTTCAGAACACACAATCCATGATAAGAGCTGAATTGCTAAGCCCATAACTGTTGAATCCAGCCCCTGACAACCTAATGCAAATCCTTAGATATTACAGCTTAGTACTTACACAGAACCAAAAACTAAATCTACAACATGTTAAGTCCTTAATTGTTGCAAGTTATCTAACCCAATTACAAAGCTCCAGTCTTTGCAAGCAGTATCAACTACAAACATCCACCGCGACTCCTGAGCAAACTACCTGTAATGGGATCGTAAAACTGATAAAAAGAATCTATTGCGAGAACAATCAATTACCTTCACAGGGATGTGGAAACGGAACAACCTGATCGAGCCGACCACCTCCGTGACGATCTCCAGCGGCACGGAGCCAGTGGCCAGGTCCCCGATGAggtcgaccacgtcatccagcACCCTCCCGGCGTCCACCCACACCTCGGCGTCCGCATACACCTCATCCCTGGCCGCGAGCTCGCCGGACCCCGGCCACGCCTTAGCGGACCCGAGCAGGTGGCCGCGGtaggagacggcggcggagacCGCTCGGTAGCGCAGTGGGAGGAGGAAGCCGGGGTTGAGGACGCGGAGCCGCAGCGCGAGGCCGAGGTCGAGGACGGGCGGGTCCACGCGGAAGCGGTCGACCCGGATATCGccgacgcgggcggcggggggcgaggGGTAGAGGAGAAAGGCACCGCCAGCGAGGAgcgcgagggcgaggaggagcgggagggcccgggcgaagcggcgga harbors:
- the LOC117845778 gene encoding uncharacterized protein — translated: MASAAATGDGEKPYAHLGQPLLAHPHPPQQPYYAYPAAAYAQPAAPPPPPPPAPTLVFVPAPCSPVLVRLRRLRPRRAPCLRRFARALPLLLALALLAGGAFLLYPSPPAARVGDIRVDRFRVDPPVLDLGLALRLRVLNPGFLLPLRYRAVSAAVSYRGHLLGSAKAWPGSGELAARDEVYADAEVWVDAGRVLDDVVDLIGDLATGSVPLEIVTEVVGSIRLFRFHIPVKGLISCSVNISPETQGIISQDCY